The following coding sequences lie in one Candidatus Caccoplasma merdavium genomic window:
- a CDS encoding carbohydrate kinase: protein MYLLGYDIGSSSVKASLVDALTGMCVASDFSPKKEMEIIAKKNGWAEQDPEQWWANLQAATRSVLSQADIDGSEIKAIGISYQMHGLIVVDKNQNVLRPAIIWCDSRAVSYGEQAFNTLGKQFCLEHLLNSPGNFTASKLAWIKENEPEIFEKIDKIMLPGDYIAMRLTGEIRTTVSGLSEGIFWDFKNDCISKELLAHYGFDESIIAPIVPTFGIQGAVGNHAAQILGLTAGTPVTYRAGDQPNNALSLNVFNPGEIASTAGTSGVVYGINGTVNYDPLSRVNTFAHVNHKKGQTRLGVLLCINGTGILNSWIKRNVAPEDISYASMNLLASQVEIGCDGVSIVPFGNGAERILQNKEVGASIHGLNYNRHDRYHLMRAAQEGIVFSFKYGMEIMESIGIDIHTIKAGHANMFLSPIFRDTLAGVTEATIELYDTDGSVGAAKGAGIGAGIYKSTEEAFSSLKKIQVIEPETRNIAAYKEAYARWKDIVENLIK from the coding sequence ATGTATTTATTAGGATATGACATAGGCAGCTCGTCGGTCAAAGCCTCGCTTGTCGATGCACTGACGGGAATGTGTGTAGCCAGTGACTTTTCTCCCAAAAAGGAGATGGAAATCATTGCCAAGAAAAACGGTTGGGCCGAACAAGACCCGGAACAGTGGTGGGCCAACCTGCAAGCTGCCACCCGCTCGGTACTGAGCCAAGCCGACATCGACGGCTCGGAAATAAAAGCCATCGGCATCTCTTACCAAATGCACGGCCTCATCGTTGTCGACAAGAATCAGAATGTGCTGCGCCCGGCCATCATTTGGTGCGACAGCCGCGCCGTATCTTACGGCGAACAGGCATTCAACACGCTGGGCAAACAATTCTGCCTCGAACACCTGCTCAACTCGCCGGGCAACTTCACGGCCTCGAAACTGGCGTGGATAAAGGAAAACGAGCCCGAAATATTCGAGAAAATCGATAAAATCATGCTCCCCGGCGACTACATCGCCATGCGTCTCACCGGAGAAATCCGCACCACCGTTTCGGGACTTTCCGAAGGCATCTTCTGGGATTTCAAGAACGACTGCATCTCCAAGGAGCTGCTCGCCCACTACGGGTTCGACGAGAGCATCATCGCCCCGATTGTCCCCACATTCGGCATACAAGGTGCCGTCGGCAACCATGCCGCCCAAATACTGGGACTCACCGCCGGCACGCCGGTCACCTACCGAGCCGGCGACCAACCCAACAATGCCCTTTCGCTCAACGTATTCAATCCGGGCGAAATAGCTTCCACGGCCGGGACTTCGGGGGTGGTCTACGGTATCAACGGCACCGTCAACTACGACCCCCTGTCACGCGTAAACACCTTTGCCCACGTCAACCACAAAAAGGGACAAACACGTTTGGGCGTGCTGCTCTGCATCAACGGCACAGGCATTCTCAACTCCTGGATAAAACGCAACGTCGCCCCCGAAGACATTTCCTATGCCAGCATGAACCTGCTGGCCTCGCAAGTCGAGATAGGGTGCGACGGCGTGAGCATCGTCCCCTTTGGCAACGGTGCCGAGCGCATATTGCAAAACAAGGAGGTAGGCGCCTCGATACACGGCCTCAACTACAACCGCCACGACCGCTACCATCTCATGCGGGCAGCCCAAGAAGGCATCGTGTTCTCCTTTAAATACGGCATGGAAATCATGGAAAGCATCGGCATCGACATACACACCATCAAAGCCGGTCACGCCAACATGTTCCTGAGCCCCATCTTCCGCGATACACTGGCCGGCGTCACCGAGGCCACCATCGAGCTCTACGACACCGACGGCTCGGTAGGAGCCGCCAAGGGAGCCGGTATCGGAGCCGGTATTTACAAATCGACCGAAGAGGCTTTCTCCTCGCTCAAAAAAATACAGGTCATCGAGCCCGAAACCCGCAATATCGCAGCATACAAGGAGGCTTATGCCCGATGGAAAGACATTGTAGAAAACCTTATCAAATAA
- a CDS encoding Do family serine endopeptidase, with product MTSFKKTLLALLVVAGVSSATSIALFSTLQDKSETTSINADTDPSAYATPTTFTPVVSRPAVETDFTRAAASTVNAVVSIKSTTMQQQRSSGSMEEELFRYFFGQGRRDYTPQPRVGMGSGVIISEDGYIVTNNHVIDQANKIEVTLNDKRSFEATLIGCDPVTDLALLKIDAEKLPIVRFGDSDKLQVGEWVLAVGNPFQLNSTVTAGIVSAKSRNLGMIAPSSRMGIESFIQTDAAVNPGNSGGALVNTAGELVGINTAIYSETGNYAGYSFAIPTSIVSKVITDLKQYGTVQRAMLGVSIMEMNDQLAKEKKIELRKGVYVAEVSERSAALEAGLESGDVIVAINGVATPTVAILQEQIARYRPGDKVKIEYFRGKDKKEADATLKNSDGNTEVTKASNIDMLGATLKEASDELKNKLRIRGGVEVAKVKEGQFKKAGIRDGFVILDINGERIMNVKNVEAVFQSLMRGETRDKVMFIKGLYPNGRAAYYAVPLID from the coding sequence ATGACATCGTTCAAGAAAACGTTACTTGCCCTTCTGGTGGTAGCGGGCGTAAGTTCGGCCACCAGCATCGCCCTTTTCTCGACCCTGCAAGACAAGAGCGAAACGACATCAATCAACGCCGATACCGACCCAAGCGCCTACGCCACCCCCACGACCTTTACTCCCGTCGTTTCGCGGCCGGCCGTAGAAACCGACTTCACCCGGGCTGCCGCCAGCACGGTAAACGCCGTGGTGAGCATCAAGTCGACCACCATGCAGCAGCAACGCTCGTCGGGCAGCATGGAAGAGGAACTCTTCCGCTATTTCTTCGGGCAGGGTCGCCGCGACTACACCCCGCAACCGCGTGTGGGCATGGGTTCGGGCGTCATCATCTCGGAAGACGGATACATCGTCACCAATAACCACGTCATAGACCAGGCCAACAAAATAGAGGTTACCCTCAACGACAAGCGCTCGTTCGAGGCTACTCTCATCGGCTGCGACCCGGTTACCGACCTGGCCCTGCTGAAAATCGACGCCGAGAAACTCCCCATCGTACGCTTTGGCGACTCCGACAAGTTGCAAGTGGGCGAATGGGTGCTCGCCGTGGGCAACCCGTTCCAGCTCAACTCCACCGTCACGGCGGGCATCGTCAGTGCCAAGTCGCGTAATCTCGGCATGATTGCCCCCAGCAGCCGCATGGGCATAGAATCGTTTATCCAGACCGACGCCGCCGTGAATCCCGGCAACAGTGGCGGAGCCTTGGTAAATACCGCCGGAGAGCTGGTGGGCATCAACACCGCCATCTATTCCGAGACGGGCAATTACGCCGGCTACTCCTTTGCCATACCCACCAGCATCGTGAGCAAGGTCATTACCGACCTGAAACAATATGGCACCGTGCAACGCGCCATGCTCGGCGTCTCCATCATGGAGATGAACGACCAACTGGCCAAGGAGAAGAAAATCGAACTGCGCAAAGGGGTGTATGTGGCCGAGGTGAGCGAACGTAGCGCTGCCCTCGAAGCCGGTCTCGAAAGCGGCGACGTCATCGTAGCCATCAACGGCGTGGCCACACCCACCGTGGCCATCTTGCAAGAACAGATTGCCCGTTACCGGCCCGGTGACAAAGTAAAAATCGAATATTTCAGAGGGAAAGACAAGAAAGAGGCCGACGCCACCCTCAAAAACAGCGACGGCAACACCGAGGTCACCAAAGCCTCGAACATCGACATGCTGGGAGCAACCCTCAAAGAGGCGAGCGATGAGTTGAAAAACAAACTCCGCATACGCGGCGGCGTGGAAGTGGCCAAGGTCAAAGAAGGCCAATTCAAGAAGGCCGGCATACGCGACGGATTTGTAATTCTCGACATCAACGGTGAGAGAATCATGAACGTGAAAAACGTCGAAGCCGTATTCCAATCGCTCATGCGCGGAGAAACAAGAGACAAAGTAATGTTTATCAAAGGCTTGTACCCCAACGGACGCGCCGCCTACTACGCCGTTCCGCTCATCGACTGA
- a CDS encoding leucine-rich repeat domain-containing protein, translating to MGKRVILAAMLLFATLGVVRGQEYIDDGWYYLLYDDFGERTAVLETSTRPVEDRDLQIPEYIDVYGDSYRVVEIGDDVFAGNTSIRTVTLPPSLQTIGKRAFQDCDSLVSINLENVKKIGVDAFNSCDLLKSVDLSSLFFIDEHTFSSCYALESVKISEKTTSIGYDAFWYCERLFSVIIPDGVESIGDNAFENCGLRKLTLGKNVKTIGDNAFASCSELLEIHSLAVEPPAYLRGSPDGVLFSGISNTYGILYVPEGSVDAYRQADEWGNFVSIRDSVYPDYVEIPITSITLDPDTLIIIRDMPNKYYAYWSITPENASYPQLSYEVENQGKFDVFFYNGSGRISVSGWGYAFDTECPMRSDTAVIRLSTTDGSNLSATCTVIYIAQQATYFSLGQDSVTIECGGSFADTCELLPQYASYVRNIEWTSSDESVAWVTMTHWSNRRYGFFGEGPGTAIITARTTDGSNLCDTCVVTVLPSTTGVEAVESAAVQVYASGGRIVVDGSAPGEPIVVCRLDGGVVQECVSTGKHMEIPLPFGGMYIVNVNGTVRKVVL from the coding sequence ATGGGAAAACGTGTGATTTTGGCGGCGATGCTCTTATTCGCCACATTGGGAGTTGTTAGGGGGCAAGAGTATATCGACGATGGGTGGTATTACCTTCTCTATGATGATTTCGGAGAAAGAACCGCTGTTCTCGAAACAAGCACCCGACCGGTAGAAGATCGAGACTTGCAGATACCCGAGTATATCGATGTATATGGAGATTCTTATCGGGTGGTAGAAATTGGCGATGATGTTTTCGCGGGGAATACCTCAATACGAACGGTAACATTGCCTCCGAGTTTGCAGACGATAGGGAAAAGAGCTTTTCAGGATTGCGATTCGTTGGTATCGATAAATCTCGAGAATGTCAAGAAGATAGGTGTCGATGCGTTCAATAGTTGTGATCTTTTGAAGTCGGTCGATCTCTCTTCTTTGTTTTTTATCGATGAACATACGTTTAGCTCGTGTTACGCTTTGGAATCGGTGAAGATTTCCGAGAAGACTACATCTATTGGTTACGATGCTTTTTGGTACTGTGAACGGCTTTTTTCGGTCATCATACCCGACGGGGTAGAGAGCATAGGCGATAATGCTTTTGAGAACTGTGGATTGAGAAAGTTGACTTTGGGGAAGAATGTGAAAACAATCGGCGATAATGCTTTTGCTTCTTGTTCCGAGTTGTTGGAAATTCATTCATTGGCCGTAGAGCCACCGGCTTATCTACGGGGGAGTCCCGACGGGGTGCTTTTCAGTGGAATATCTAACACTTATGGTATTCTATATGTGCCCGAGGGTTCGGTCGACGCTTATCGGCAGGCCGATGAGTGGGGAAATTTTGTTTCAATCCGCGATTCGGTATATCCCGATTATGTGGAGATACCGATAACATCTATCACCTTAGACCCCGATACCCTTATTATTATTCGAGATATGCCGAATAAGTACTATGCTTATTGGTCGATAACACCAGAGAATGCCTCTTACCCCCAGTTGTCGTATGAGGTAGAAAATCAAGGAAAATTCGATGTCTTTTTTTATAATGGTTCAGGTCGAATATCTGTCAGTGGTTGGGGATATGCGTTCGATACGGAGTGTCCCATGCGTTCCGATACGGCTGTAATCAGGCTGAGTACCACCGATGGCAGCAACCTGTCGGCGACATGTACTGTGATATACATAGCCCAGCAGGCAACATACTTCTCTTTGGGACAGGATTCTGTAACCATAGAGTGTGGCGGTTCTTTTGCGGATACCTGTGAGCTCCTGCCGCAGTATGCCTCGTATGTGCGGAACATCGAGTGGACATCGAGTGATGAGTCGGTGGCGTGGGTAACGATGACTCATTGGTCGAACAGGAGATATGGCTTCTTTGGCGAAGGACCGGGAACGGCCATTATTACGGCAAGGACTACCGACGGCAGCAACTTGTGCGATACTTGTGTGGTAACGGTATTGCCGTCGACGACGGGAGTAGAGGCTGTCGAGAGTGCCGCCGTGCAGGTATATGCCAGCGGCGGGCGTATTGTAGTCGACGGGTCGGCACCGGGAGAACCGATTGTCGTATGCCGGCTCGATGGGGGCGTCGTGCAGGAGTGTGTCTCTACGGGGAAACACATGGAAATACCTCTTCCCTTCGGCGGAATGTATATCGTCAATGTGAACGGGACCGTTCGCAAGGTGGTATTGTAG
- a CDS encoding YccF domain-containing protein produces MRTLGNIIWIVFGGFMMAVEYFVAGFALCCTIIGIPFGLQVFKIGILALLPFGQTSVVEDGSRGCLAIFMNVIWILFAGIGIALSHLFWGLLFCITIIGIPFGRQHFKLMRVAFFPFGRTIVPD; encoded by the coding sequence ATGCGTACATTGGGAAATATCATTTGGATTGTTTTCGGCGGTTTCATGATGGCTGTCGAGTATTTCGTGGCCGGTTTTGCCCTATGTTGCACCATTATCGGCATACCGTTCGGTTTGCAGGTTTTCAAAATCGGAATCCTGGCTTTGCTGCCTTTCGGACAGACATCGGTTGTCGAGGACGGCAGTCGGGGTTGCTTGGCCATTTTTATGAATGTGATATGGATTTTGTTTGCAGGTATCGGGATTGCCCTGAGCCATTTGTTTTGGGGGCTTCTTTTCTGCATCACCATTATCGGCATACCGTTTGGCAGGCAACATTTCAAACTTATGCGGGTGGCCTTCTTCCCCTTCGGGCGGACGATTGTTCCCGATTGA
- the xylA gene encoding xylose isomerase codes for MATKEYFPQIGKIKFEGKESKNPMAFRYYDAEKVINGKKMKDWLRFSMAWWHTLCAEGGDQFGGGTKKFPWNQGATALERAKNKMDAGFEIMQKMGIEFYCFHDVDLIEEGNSIEEYEANMKEIVAYAKQKQAETGIKLLWGTANVFGHARYMNGAATNPDFDVVARAAVQIKNAIDATIELGGSNYVFWGGREGYMSLLNTDQKREKEHLATMLTIARDYARAKGFKGTFLIEPKPMEPTKHQYDVDTETVIGFLKAHGLDKDFKVNIEVNHATLAGHTFEHELAVAVDNGMLGSIDANRGDYQNGWDTDQFPIDNYELTQAMMQIIRNGGLGNGGTNFDAKTRRNSTDLEDIFIAHIAGMDAMARALESAAALLNESPYKKMLADRYASFDTGKGKEFEEGKLKLEDVVAYAKAKGEPKQTSGKQELYEAILNMYC; via the coding sequence ATGGCAACAAAAGAGTACTTTCCTCAGATAGGAAAAATCAAATTTGAAGGAAAAGAGAGTAAAAACCCGATGGCTTTCCGCTATTACGATGCCGAGAAAGTCATCAACGGCAAAAAAATGAAAGACTGGCTGCGTTTCTCGATGGCCTGGTGGCATACCCTTTGCGCCGAAGGCGGCGACCAATTCGGTGGGGGAACGAAGAAATTCCCTTGGAATCAAGGTGCAACAGCCTTGGAACGCGCCAAAAACAAAATGGACGCCGGCTTTGAAATCATGCAGAAAATGGGCATCGAATTCTACTGCTTCCACGATGTAGACCTCATCGAAGAAGGAAACAGCATCGAAGAATACGAAGCCAACATGAAAGAAATCGTGGCTTATGCCAAACAGAAACAAGCCGAGACCGGCATCAAACTGTTGTGGGGAACAGCCAACGTATTCGGCCACGCCCGCTATATGAACGGTGCCGCCACCAACCCCGACTTCGACGTTGTGGCCCGCGCTGCCGTACAAATCAAAAACGCCATCGACGCCACCATCGAGCTCGGCGGTTCGAACTATGTGTTCTGGGGCGGACGTGAAGGTTACATGTCGCTGCTCAACACCGACCAGAAACGCGAAAAAGAACACCTCGCCACAATGCTCACCATCGCCCGCGACTACGCCCGCGCCAAAGGGTTCAAAGGCACGTTCCTCATCGAGCCCAAACCGATGGAACCGACCAAACACCAATACGATGTCGACACCGAAACCGTTATCGGATTCCTCAAAGCCCACGGCTTGGACAAAGACTTCAAAGTGAACATCGAAGTAAACCACGCCACACTGGCCGGCCACACCTTCGAACACGAACTGGCCGTAGCCGTCGACAACGGCATGCTCGGCTCCATCGACGCCAACCGGGGTGACTACCAGAACGGTTGGGATACCGACCAATTCCCCATCGACAACTATGAGCTCACCCAAGCCATGATGCAAATCATTCGCAACGGCGGTCTCGGAAACGGCGGTACCAACTTCGACGCCAAGACCCGTCGCAACTCGACCGACCTCGAAGACATCTTCATCGCCCACATCGCCGGTATGGACGCCATGGCCCGTGCCCTCGAAAGTGCAGCCGCCCTGCTCAACGAGTCGCCCTACAAGAAAATGCTGGCCGACCGCTACGCTTCGTTCGACACAGGCAAGGGCAAAGAGTTTGAAGAAGGAAAACTCAAACTCGAAGACGTTGTCGCCTATGCCAAAGCCAAAGGCGAACCCAAACAGACCAGCGGCAAACAGGAGCTCTACGAGGCTATCCTCAACATGTATTGCTAA
- a CDS encoding YihY/virulence factor BrkB family protein: MAVSKQKKWRIIFLRAYRFIIYDMWRITGNEVSVSRHRLINLVKTIYLSVQRFLADDLQSKAAALTFSTLLAVVPALALVFAVAKGFGFQAIVQSQLFDYFPAQREALEQAMTFVDSYLSHTKDGIFVGVGIIFLIWSVVSLLNSVETTFNDIWQVTKQRSIYRKIVDYIAIMVLLPVLMIVAAGLSIFVTSGIDTRPMLVFLSPVLRVALAVSPYVLTCIVFTALYLLVPNTRVKFWNAFVSGVLCGLSFQLLQIIYIHGQVWVSRYNAIYGSFAFLLLFLLWMWFSWLICLFGAVLSYSSQNVEKFNFDKDIKNISRRYRDYVTLIVASVIVHRFVRGDTPLTRHQIASSCHIPVRLTGQVLQQLMAAKIVRDTPTADERVWAYMPAIDVSKLSVGMLLRRIDRCGSENFKIDRRVYHKQWWAMLDTREKMYQKGDEILIKDLTFGRSEDNEKNESF, translated from the coding sequence ATGGCCGTATCGAAACAAAAGAAGTGGCGCATTATTTTCCTTCGCGCATATCGGTTTATCATTTACGATATGTGGCGCATTACCGGAAATGAAGTTTCGGTGAGTCGTCACCGTCTTATCAATCTGGTAAAAACCATTTACCTTTCGGTACAACGTTTTTTGGCCGATGACCTGCAATCCAAGGCCGCGGCGCTCACATTCAGTACGCTGCTGGCGGTGGTGCCGGCCTTGGCGCTGGTGTTTGCCGTGGCCAAAGGGTTTGGTTTCCAGGCCATCGTGCAGAGTCAGCTTTTCGACTATTTCCCGGCGCAGCGTGAGGCTTTGGAGCAAGCCATGACCTTTGTCGACTCCTATCTGTCGCATACCAAAGACGGCATTTTTGTGGGGGTGGGTATTATCTTCCTCATCTGGTCGGTGGTGAGCCTGTTGAACAGTGTCGAGACGACGTTCAACGATATATGGCAGGTTACCAAGCAGCGGTCGATATATCGCAAGATTGTCGATTACATTGCCATCATGGTGTTGCTCCCCGTGCTGATGATTGTCGCGGCCGGATTGTCGATATTCGTTACCTCGGGCATCGATACCCGACCCATGCTGGTCTTCCTGAGTCCCGTCTTGCGGGTGGCATTGGCGGTGAGCCCCTATGTCCTCACCTGCATCGTTTTCACGGCTCTCTACCTGTTGGTGCCCAATACGCGGGTCAAATTTTGGAATGCGTTTGTGTCGGGCGTCCTGTGCGGCCTTTCGTTCCAGTTGTTGCAGATTATCTACATACACGGCCAGGTGTGGGTGTCGCGCTATAATGCCATCTATGGCAGTTTCGCGTTTCTCCTGCTGTTCCTGTTGTGGATGTGGTTTTCGTGGCTGATATGCCTCTTCGGGGCGGTGCTTTCCTATTCTTCCCAAAATGTGGAGAAATTCAATTTCGACAAAGACATAAAAAACATCAGCCGTCGTTATCGCGATTATGTGACGCTCATTGTGGCGTCGGTCATCGTGCACCGCTTCGTGCGTGGCGATACGCCGCTTACGCGGCATCAGATTGCCTCGTCGTGCCACATTCCCGTGCGGCTCACCGGGCAGGTGTTGCAGCAACTCATGGCGGCGAAAATCGTGCGGGATACGCCCACTGCTGATGAGCGCGTGTGGGCGTATATGCCGGCCATCGACGTCTCCAAGTTGAGCGTGGGCATGCTTCTGCGTCGCATCGACCGGTGTGGCTCGGAGAATTTCAAAATCGATCGGCGCGTCTATCACAAGCAATGGTGGGCCATGCTCGATACCCGCGAAAAGATGTACCAAAAAGGAGATGAGATACTCATCAAGGATTTGACGTTTGGTCGCTCGGAGGATAATGAAAAAAACGAATCATTTTAA
- a CDS encoding RidA family protein has product MKTVIATTAAPAAIGPYCQAVKVGNMLFTSGQIPIDPATSQFVEGGIKEQTAQVFANLKAVLAEAGYTFDDVVKTTVFLADMSLFVPMNEVYAAQFTGTFPARSAVAVKELPKGALVEIEVIAVK; this is encoded by the coding sequence ATGAAAACCGTTATTGCAACTACGGCCGCTCCTGCGGCTATCGGGCCTTATTGTCAGGCCGTGAAAGTGGGGAATATGCTGTTTACTTCGGGTCAAATACCTATCGACCCCGCTACTTCGCAGTTTGTCGAAGGAGGTATCAAGGAACAGACAGCTCAGGTTTTTGCCAATCTGAAAGCGGTTTTGGCCGAAGCCGGATATACGTTCGACGATGTCGTGAAGACGACGGTCTTTTTGGCCGACATGTCTCTTTTTGTTCCGATGAACGAGGTGTATGCAGCACAGTTCACCGGTACTTTCCCTGCTCGTTCGGCCGTGGCTGTCAAAGAACTGCCCAAAGGCGCTTTGGTCGAGATAGAGGTGATTGCCGTGAAATAA
- a CDS encoding RNA polymerase sigma factor RpoD/SigA: MRQLKITKSITNRESASLDKYLQEIGREDLISVEEEVELAQRIKKGDRAALEKLTRANLRFVVSVAKQYQNQGLSLPDLINEGNLGLIKAAEKFDETRGFKFISYAVWWIRQSILQALAEQSRIVRLPLNQVGSLNKISKAFSKFEQENERRPSPEELAKELDIPVDKISDTMKVSGRHISVDAPFVEGEDNSLLDVLVNDDSPIADRSLINESLAKEIDRALATLTERESDIIKMFFGIGCQEMTLEEIGDKFGLTRERVRQIKEKAIRRLRQSSRSKLLKTYLG; encoded by the coding sequence ATGAGACAATTAAAAATCACAAAATCAATCACCAACAGGGAGAGCGCATCTCTTGACAAATACTTGCAGGAAATAGGTCGTGAGGACTTGATTTCGGTAGAAGAAGAGGTAGAGCTCGCCCAGCGCATCAAGAAAGGCGACCGTGCCGCTTTGGAAAAGCTCACACGCGCCAATCTGCGTTTTGTCGTCTCGGTAGCCAAACAGTACCAAAACCAGGGACTCAGCCTGCCCGACCTTATCAACGAAGGCAATTTGGGACTGATAAAAGCCGCCGAAAAGTTCGACGAGACCCGCGGATTCAAATTCATTTCTTATGCCGTGTGGTGGATTCGTCAGTCCATTCTTCAAGCATTGGCCGAGCAATCGCGCATCGTTCGCTTGCCTCTGAACCAAGTCGGTTCGCTCAACAAAATCAGCAAAGCATTCTCAAAATTTGAACAAGAGAACGAACGCCGCCCCTCGCCCGAAGAATTGGCCAAAGAGCTGGACATTCCCGTCGACAAAATCTCCGACACGATGAAAGTATCGGGCCGGCACATCTCGGTCGACGCGCCTTTTGTCGAAGGCGAAGACAACAGCCTGCTCGACGTCCTGGTCAATGACGACTCCCCCATCGCCGACCGCTCGCTCATAAACGAGTCGCTCGCCAAAGAAATAGACCGTGCGCTGGCCACTCTCACCGAACGCGAAAGCGACATCATCAAGATGTTCTTCGGCATAGGCTGTCAGGAAATGACGCTGGAAGAAATCGGCGACAAATTCGGTTTGACCCGTGAACGCGTACGTCAAATCAAGGAAAAAGCCATTCGCCGCCTGCGTCAAAGCTCGCGCAGCAAGTTGCTCAAAACCTATTTGGGATAA
- the xylE gene encoding D-xylose transporter XylE → MNYAEKGNKAYLISIVMVAVIGGLLFGYDTAVISGADKGLQAFFMGAKDFVYSDAIHGFTASSALIGCIIGSALSGFFASNFGRKKSLFIAGVLFFLSALGSYYPEFLFFEYGKPTYPLLVAFNFYRILGGVGVGLASAICPMYIAEIAPSNIRGTLVSWNQFAIIFGQLVVYFVNFLILGDNINPVIKAIDGINQILNPTESLWATETGWRLMFVSEAFPAGLFTLLVLLVPETPRYLAMSGNDEKALSVLSRINGISQARIILAEIKATAQEKTEKLFTYGWLVIFIGIMLSVFQQAVGINAVLYFAPRIFESMGMGNPMIQTVIMGIVNITFTLVAVFTVEKLGRKPLLITGSIGMAIGALMVALCNLVTLPPIVSVVSIMVYSASFMFSWGPICWVLIAEIFPNTIRGAAVAIAVAFQWIFNFIVSSTFVPMYNMSAGDMGEKFGHMFVYALYGIICIIAAIFVWKLVPETKGKTLEDMSKLWKKNK, encoded by the coding sequence ATGAATTACGCAGAAAAAGGCAACAAAGCCTACCTTATATCCATCGTCATGGTGGCCGTCATCGGAGGCTTGTTGTTCGGTTATGATACGGCCGTCATCTCCGGCGCCGACAAAGGCTTGCAAGCCTTCTTCATGGGAGCAAAAGACTTTGTCTACTCCGACGCCATCCATGGCTTCACCGCATCGAGCGCGCTCATCGGTTGCATCATAGGTAGTGCCCTCTCGGGTTTCTTTGCCTCAAATTTCGGACGAAAAAAATCGCTTTTCATCGCCGGTGTCCTCTTTTTCCTCTCGGCCCTCGGCTCATACTACCCCGAGTTCCTCTTCTTTGAATACGGCAAGCCCACCTACCCGCTGCTCGTCGCATTCAACTTCTACCGCATATTGGGAGGTGTCGGTGTCGGACTGGCATCGGCCATCTGCCCCATGTATATCGCCGAGATAGCCCCGAGCAACATACGGGGCACCTTGGTATCGTGGAACCAGTTTGCCATCATCTTCGGACAGTTGGTGGTCTATTTTGTCAACTTCCTGATTCTGGGCGACAACATCAACCCCGTCATCAAAGCCATCGACGGCATCAACCAGATTCTGAATCCGACCGAGTCGCTTTGGGCCACCGAAACCGGCTGGCGTCTGATGTTTGTGAGCGAAGCCTTCCCGGCCGGACTCTTCACGCTGCTCGTACTGCTTGTTCCCGAAACGCCCCGTTACCTGGCCATGAGCGGCAACGACGAAAAGGCTCTCTCGGTACTGAGCCGCATCAACGGCATCTCGCAAGCCCGCATCATTTTGGCCGAAATCAAGGCTACCGCCCAGGAAAAGACCGAAAAACTCTTCACCTATGGTTGGCTGGTCATCTTCATCGGTATCATGCTCAGCGTGTTCCAACAGGCCGTAGGTATCAATGCCGTGCTCTACTTCGCCCCCCGCATATTCGAAAGCATGGGCATGGGCAACCCGATGATACAGACCGTCATCATGGGTATCGTAAACATCACCTTCACCCTCGTGGCCGTATTTACGGTCGAGAAACTGGGCCGCAAGCCGCTGCTCATCACCGGCTCCATAGGCATGGCCATCGGCGCCTTGATGGTAGCCCTGTGCAACCTGGTGACCCTGCCTCCCATCGTGTCGGTTGTCAGCATCATGGTCTACTCGGCCTCGTTCATGTTCTCATGGGGTCCCATCTGCTGGGTGCTCATCGCCGAGATTTTCCCCAACACCATACGCGGTGCCGCCGTGGCCATAGCCGTGGCATTCCAGTGGATATTCAACTTCATCGTGTCGTCGACCTTCGTGCCGATGTATAACATGAGTGCCGGTGACATGGGCGAGAAATTCGGTCACATGTTTGTCTATGCCCTCTACGGCATCATCTGCATCATTGCCGCCATCTTTGTGTGGAAGCTCGTTCCCGAGACCAAAGGCAAGACCCTCGAAGACATGAGCAAGCTGTGGAAGAAAAACAAATAA